GAGGCAACACTGCCTGTACCGCAGGAGAGAGTTTCTCCTTCAACTCCCCTCTCATAAGTACGTACTTTTATGCTGCTTTCTCCTGATTTCTGTACAAAATTGATATTTGCCCCATTCTCAAAGATAGGACTCTGTCTGTATGTTCTGCCGTATTTATCAACATCAACTCTATTAATATCCGGAACAAAAATGACTAAATGAGGCACTCCTGAAATTACAAATCCTCCTATCTTCCATTCCTGTTCTATCTCAATGTCTATATCAGAATTATAGCCTGACAGAGAACCGAACAAAACAGAAACGGATTCTTCCCCAACATTTGCCGAATAAACAGCTCCCGCAACTTCAATGTCAAATTGCCTTTGATTCACAATACCTTTCTCAAAAGCGAACCTTGCAGCACACCTCGCTCCGTTTCCGCACATAGCAGCATGCCTGCCGTCACTATTAAAATATGACATTTCAACAGGTGTATTCTTTCCGTTTTGAACAAGTATAACACCGTCAGCTCCGATAGAAAATCTTCTCTTGCAGATATTTTCAAAAAACCTCTGTTCATCTCCTTTAAAGATGCCTGTACGATTATCAAACACAATGAAATCGTTGCCGGTACCTGACATTTTTGCAAATTTTATTTTATTCATCAGTCCCTGCCTTTATATAAATTTCAGCTTTCTTTGCAATTTGTAAAAATTTATCTTCTACTAATTTTGGATTGTACTCTTTATTATGAAATACAATTCTTCCCAATTCTGTTCCCCTTGAAAGAAAAATTACAGAAGCTACCGCTGTAACATTGTGCAGCTCAGCAAGGCCTGCCGAATCATGAATATTCTCATCCACACCAACCAATGATAATGACACACCCGGCACATATGCTTCGTCTATAATTGAAATTAATTTTGCAGCAGTCTGCAAGGAGGTCTGATTCCATGATCCGAAGAATGCAACAATATTCATTCTGGGGTTCACTTGCTCCAGCGCCTGAATAAAACCCGGATCCTGCTTTGCGTTTTGAATAAGAGATTTAAAATTCTTTACAACAGACTCTATTTCTTCCTTAGTGACACTGCCGTAAAG
Above is a genomic segment from bacterium containing:
- a CDS encoding diaminopimelate epimerase; translated protein: MNKIKFAKMSGTGNDFIVFDNRTGIFKGDEQRFFENICKRRFSIGADGVILVQNGKNTPVEMSYFNSDGRHAAMCGNGARCAARFAFEKGIVNQRQFDIEVAGAVYSANVGEESVSVLFGSLSGYNSDIDIEIEQEWKIGGFVISGVPHLVIFVPDINRVDVDKYGRTYRQSPIFENGANINFVQKSGESSIKVRTYERGVEGETLSCGTGSVAS